In Elgaria multicarinata webbii isolate HBS135686 ecotype San Diego chromosome 18, rElgMul1.1.pri, whole genome shotgun sequence, the DNA window TTTGCTGCATGTATAATAGTTAATCtttccactttaaaaacaacaacaaaggtgcTGCATAAAACAGAAGATTATTTACGGCAAGTTTTATGCAAGGCTTCTGAGTCCATCTATACCTGGGATGTCCAAGTGAAGAAGATGAAAGCGATTTATCATGTGCTGAACCTCTGCAGCTTTGACGTCACCAACAAATGCCTGATTGCCGAGGTGTGGTGCCCAGTGGCTGACCTCCCGAACATGCGCCGAGCCCTCGAGGAAGGATCTGTAAGTGATGAACCTCGCAGTGAATAGACTTCAAGGTTTTCATTTTGAATGCTACTCAACCCTCTTCAGGGTGAGGGGTTGTAAGCCTCATAGAGAATGGCTCTGTATCAACAGGTTTGGATTGAAAGCCTGCTAGTGCGATTTAATGGAGATTGTCTGCAGCCCTGTGAAGATGTTGGGGATGGGCATGAGGTGGGGGTTAGGATTACACCCGCTTCCCCTGTCCACGTGTCACGCCCCATCTGCCCTAAACACATTTGATTCCACTAGTTCCAAAGGCGCTGCGCTCTGAACCACGTAACCTGTGCAGCATAAGATCAAAGGTTGTGGGTTGTGCATGTTGAGCCCGCAATGCCATTTTTCTGGCTTCGCAAAATAAGCTGCCACTAGTAATACATGTCACCATTGTTTCATTCTGCAACCAGAGAACAAGTGGAGCTTCTGTCCCTTCGTTCATGAATACAATACCAACGAAAGAAACGCCTCCAACTTTGATACGCACCAATAAATTCACCTCCGGATTCCAGAACATTGTCGATGCTTACGGGATTGGGAGCTATAGGGAAGTGAATCCAGGTGGGTAACTTGCAGGTTGAAAAGTCTTTGTTTAGAGGCAGGATTTAATTTGATCTCGCTAGCCCTGAGAGTtgtgtcctacctccagtattcgaggcagtactcctgtgtacaccacttgctggggaacatggtgttgcaccatgtctggaCCAGGTTGCAGTTGAGGCTCAAGGAATAAGAAGAAGCATGGGTGTTTCAGGAAATGTCTTCCTGAAGGACAGTGTATTTAAAACGGCGTCATCAAACTGCATGGGCATTTATAAAGCACAAAGGAATAGGTCTCTGCCCTGAGGTGCTTATAATTTTAGAATTCGATAcatgagagacaacagaggaagtggagggagaggaaggctgagttaaatGGGAAGGATTTTTGAGTTACATTTATAGACAGAATTACAGCTCTATACTGCGATTTAGAGGACCAAAGGCTATTTTCAGACATAGAGCTAGTTCATACATAACGACAACCCGTGGGTTAAGCAACCCATGGGTTGCCGAGTATGTGGGAAAGAATTAACCACTGGATTATTGAGTTAACTGCTGGTTTAGCCCCTTATCATCCCAGCAATCCGTGTTTGAATGTCACACAACCTATGAAGGAGGGTTGCCAAGTAAAAGCAGATGCTCTCCCTGAGTAAAAGTTCTCTCCTGTTCATCCCCAACAGTCcacatgggttgtttaatccatgggctgacatgatgtgtgaacagcccccTAGTTACTGGGACTTAGGTGACCAAAGGCTTCATGAGAAAGGTGATTTTGGAGAAGGAACTTGGAGGTGCAGAGAAATGTTTGGATTGTGCTTTTCTTCCTTCTGGTCTTTCATCTCGACACCTTCATGTGCACACGCCTACAGCAACACACATGCTGTCCCCATCTCTTTTCTTCACCTACCTCTTCCTCAATTAGAAACAGTGGGTTGAAGCTCATAAGAGGAAGCTTCTATGGGAATGGTGGTGTTTTTTCTTGTTTCTGACACTGTTTGACTCTTGTCAGAAACCACCTTGATCTAAAGCAAGGGCGGTCAAATAGGTCTCCTCCTGATGTTTTGTGATCATGTGGCCCCCatgacccctcaccattggctgtgctggctaggcctgatgagAGTTCTaggccaacccatctggaggccacaagttgcccacccctgttctaaagccTGATTGTGATTCGGCTCAGAGACAGCTTTTCATCACTAACTTAAGTACAGGATGCTGGCAGAGAATTCTAATACTGCAAATTATAAAGTGGTTCCTATAACACACTAATCTTGTCCCTCTTAATTTTGCAGCTCTGTTCACCATCATCACCTTCCCCTTTTTGTTTGCCGTTATGTTTGGGGACTGCGGGCACGGCTTCTTAATGTTCCTGTTTGCTTTGATCATGGTATTGTTTGAAAAACACCCCAAACTGATGCGATCGCAAGACGAGGTAAGGACGGAAACTTCTTCTTTTCTCAGTGTGTTGTGAGATGGTATCCAACAATGGCTGGCTCCCTCTCTCGCCCAGGAACGGCAGAGATCGCGTGTTAGGAGATTTCAGACCTAGGCTCAATACCCTCTGACTCTACCTCCATTTCTTCCCTGCCTTTCGCCTAGAGCAGAAATGGAAGTGGCTCCCTGGCTCTCCTGCACACTCTACATATGCACACCTTACATTTGCACGCTATGATAAGTCATGACTTGGTGAATGACAGCTTGTAGTCATGCTCACTGTGAGCTTCATCCTGGAAGAGAGATCCGTCCACGGCCATTTCTCTGAGGCTGTTTACCAACTGTGCACCAAAAGACAAACCAGGAAATGCTAGACTAGAAGGATTTCTGGTAGAGTAGTTCTTACGTTTTGATGCGCAGAGCCGTTCCTTGTCCTTGCTAAGAGTGACTTGGCTCCTCCTTGCGCTGAACTCCTGGCCTATTTGTATGTTGCACAGCTTGGTGCACATCAAAGACGTTGGGATTGGATCAAAGCTTGTACGTGTGTTGCTTTTGCAAGGAAGAGTCTTGTCTTTGAAGTTTACCTGGCAGTGAATGGCCTTGTCCTTTTAATGTTCGCAGATCATGAAGATGTTTTTCCAAGGGCGATACATCATCTTGCTGATGGGCCTGTTTTCTGTGTACACTGGCCTGATCTACAATGACTGTTTTTCAAAGTCTTTGACTATTTTCGCCTCCCGTTGGAATGTTTCGCACATGTTTGACAAGACGTGGAGGTGAGTGGTTCCCATGTACCCCAGTGTGATAACAAAAGCAACCTATTGTGTGAAGATAGGAAGGTCTGGGTTGTTTCTACCCACACATGCAGCATTCTGCTCTTGCTGTATAGCATCTCTTTTGCTCATTTCAAGGGTAATTAAAATGTGCATTGACATCTCATGATTTAATTTTTAGTTCAATACCATTACAAAATACTGTTTATATTTTGTGCCAAAGAATAAGTGGTTTACTACAAACGACCACCTTCAGTTACATTCACCTGTACAGAAACAAAAGGTCAGCTCATAGTTCCTTCCCTgctcttaaaaagaaagaaggggagggCTGAAACTTCCTGGTCAGTTTGCTTCTGATGTGGTTTTTCTGCTGACAGGTGAAACCATTCCTGTTCCCAGAAGCTATCTTTGTCTGATAATGGTTTGCATTTTCTAACCTGGAATTTTATAATGCTTATATTTTTCTTGAGCAAATGTTGAAGTTCATCAAAGCTCTCTGCCAGACTGAATGtgaaacaaaaattaaattaaaataaaataatcggGGGTTGTgattgaggagggaagaggagagaaaaagatGTTGGGCGAAATAATTTtactctacagcagccttcctcaacctggggtgctccagatgtgttggactgcatctcccagaatgctggggcattctgggagttgtagtccaacacatctggagcaccccaggttgaggaaggctgctctacaggttATAATAATTGTAAAATGGGATTTTTAAAGTTgattctaataaaggtattagtggactaacatggctacctgcattttttgtatattttatttctttattggatttctttttctgttaTTTTGCTCTATATTGTACTTCAGTTGTTTCTGAATACTCTTACGAGGAAGGCAACTCACAAATAACCTACTGAGCTGATAAAAATGCCTATATTCAAGCCCTAATTCTATTATGcaccctctctctttttattgttcTATCAGTACAGAGGACTTGAAGAATAATCCATATTTGACATTGGATCCAAATGTGACTGGAGTATTCAGAGGAGCTTATCCTTTCGGCATAGATCCGGTTAGTGTTCTTCCCTGGAGGATCTCTGTAAAGGAAAGTTAGCCGACTTACAGTATTTAATGATAGGCCAAAGCGTTTCAGCTTCCATATCTTGACATTTGTGGGGATATAAGTTTTTTTAGGGACTTTTGCAAAcaatagagcctcatgtggcgcagagtggtaaagcagcagtttctgcagctgaaactctccccgtgACCTGCGTTCGATCcaagcggaagctggttctcaggcagctggctcgggtcgactcagccctccatcctcccgaggtcggtaaaatgagtacccagttaactgggggaaaggtaatggccggggaaggcaacggcaaaccaccccgctataaggccggccaagaaaacgtcagcgaaagctggcgtccctccaagagtcagtaatgactcagtgcttgcacgagaggttcctttcctttttccttgcaaACAAAAATGTCCTAGGCTTGATCCTGACATCTCCAAGTAGTGCTGGGAAAGCTTCCTGTCTGAAGCCCTGCAGAgccatgctaaatcagaccaagggtccgtctagtccagtattctgtggGATAGATAAGGCCCACAGAATGGACAGAATGGACAATCTGCTTCCTTTGTATCTCTCCCTGAGAGGTTGTCCCATCTTGCTGTCTCCATTTTGCCCCTCTTCCATTTCAGGGCATTGTCCTGGATGTGCCCATGTTTCTAAGCTGAAAGAGCTTAGAAAGAACTACGaagtttattgtttgtttttcagatcCAAATATTGGAGAAGGAGCTACTGCTCTTTTCAAACTACTGCTGATAATTGGAATTCGAGTTAAGTTCTCCTTCAGGATTGTTTCCTGCGTTAAGTCTATAAGTGTGCCTCATTTGTTCATTTTGGGTTTTTCTCTCCAGATGTGGAACTTGGCGAACAATCGGCTCAGTTTTATAAATTCCTTCAAAATGAAAATGTCTATAATCATTGGACTGGTCCACATGGCATTTGGAGTTGTCTTAGGGGGATTTAACCACTTGTGAGTATGGGACTTGGAAGTAAAGTTGTAGCAATTGTTTTATATACCTTGCTTTCTATTTGAGATGGGAATAGCTTGGGATGTCTGATTATGATCCGACGGTTGCAATGTGATCTACGTGGAGCTACCCCTGAAGGGTGTCCAGAAGCTttaattggtgcaaaatgcagcagctaggatcACACCACTCCATTACTGAAATATCTGCACTAGTTACCAGTTGTTTTCCAGGCAAAGTTGTTTTCCAGGCTCAGTTCAAGGTGTTggtcttaacctttaaagccctatatgacttaggacctggctatctaaagGACCACCTGTGTTGCTATGATCCAGCCCAACTactaagatctgcaggagagagCCTTGGGAGGGCACCGTTACCTGCGTAGGCCAGTTTGTCAGGCACACAAGAAAAGGCTTTTTCATATGTTGTCCCTAAATTATGGAATGCGTTTCCTCGAGAACTACGATTGGTCCCCCATTCTGTTGGCCTTTAGAAAGTACGTAAAAGCACATCTTTTCAgcttagccttttaaaatgtgtagcttttaatgttattgtttttatagtcacagggttttattgttttaaattgctgtacaCCATCTTGCTGGCTTTTTAGcggataaggtggtatataaatgtttagCCTGTTCTTTCAAGGTAATGAATAGATCAACTGCCATTCAAGGTCTAGGCTGGCCAATAAGGATTCTCACATGCGGTCTTACTCTGCATTTTACTAACCCACTCACCCCAGTTTCCTACTAAAACACCTGCCTGTGGCTATAAATTGCGAGGCACACATTCTTGTCTTAGCCTTGGAAGTAGCAGCACTGTCAGGGGTGACAGCAGCATTGTGGAGGAGTTCATTGGGGTATCCCTTCACTAGGACAGATGATAATCCAGGAAATGGGCCGGCGTTGTTCTTGTTAGAACTTTGCGTACATGGTATATTTATTTCTCTCTGAATGTTGTGTAAAACTGCCTTATACTTGGAATACCCTATAGTAAAACACGTCCTTTCTTATCCCATCAGGCATTTCAAGAAGAAGTACAATATTTATTTCGTTTTCATTCCTCAAGTTCTGTTCATGCTGTCTATCTTCGGATACCTTGTATTTATGATCATCTTAAAATGGTTGACTTGCAATGCCGGAAACTCCAAGACAGCTCCAAGCATTCTGATCCAGTTCATTAACATGTTCCTATTTCCTGGTAGTGCAACAGATGACTTCTTCACGGGACAGGTTGGTAATCCCTATAACTTGAAAGACAGTGACAGAACTCACAATTCCCTCCCCTTGCCTAAGTCAAGCTGGTAATTAAGCCCGTTGTTATATAGAGTAGTTACTCTGCAAAGAAGTGACACATGTCTTATGCCTTTGGTGTGGCGAGTAGACTGTTGCATCCTGATGTATTCCGGTGCAACGAGCCACGTTTTTGTGGGTTTGTCTTGCTAACAAGGGAGTTCATCTCCTTGtaaaacagcttcttcttttgttttctcctttttaaacacagaaaattgtacagcagttgctgttaTCTGTCGCTCTGCTTTCGGTTCCTGTGCTGCTTTTTGGAAAACCGCTTTATTTATACTGGTTGGACAACGGAGGCCAAAGCATTGGGGCATACAGAGTATGTATCAGGAAGAATTGTATATGGTAGCATGTTTATACTCGATTTGGAAAATCTCATCCTTCCGAGAACTGCAGCTGttcttagccagtgtggtgtagtggctaaggtgttggactgggagtcaggagatccgggttctagtccccactcagccatggaaacccactgggtgactttgggccagtcacagactctcagcccaacatacctcacagggttgttgttgtgacgataacatggagaggaggagggttatgtacgccaccttggattcccttggaggaaaaaaggcgggatataaatgtaataaatataaataaataaatttatagagacatttacatttaatttagtaaagggggaaaagaaagattgCATCTTAAAAGCAAGTTGATAAATATAAGTATGCATAGCAGTGCAAAGTTACACAATGTTGATATTCTTTaagctaaaaagaagaagattgtgGCGTTTAGTCATTCCTTCCTTCAGCGGTAGTTGAGGAAGGTAGTGTAACTTAAGTTGCTATTATTTCTGAAATGCATTTAAATTCTTCCCTTTCTCTAAGAATCTCAGGTTGGCATtataataatacttagcatttgtaTATAAcgtataaaattatttaaagacatGAAAGCAACAAttaatgttttttcccctttagaaAGGCTACCGGTTAGTACGAAAAGAAAGTGAAGAGGATATTGCTCTATTGAGAACTCATGATATTGAAGAGGGAAGCAGCTCTTTGGATAACAGGCACAAAGATGAAAACaagaaagaggtgtgtgtgtgttttcaaccaTTGGCTTTTTTAAACCCTGTAGTTTGTGGCTTTATGTTGCTCTCTGAAGTATCTTCTCCACCTTCTTCTTTGTGGCTCTCTGCTTTTATGACCAGTCTGGAGTACTGTAAAACAGTAACGTGATGGTGTACATCCCTCACACAGCATCTATAAAATGCTGCCTCTCTCTTTTGAGATCACTCCTCAAAGCACACTTTTCCCCATGAAGTCTTAGGCACTCCTTAGCCCCATCCACTTCTAGTGAAACTAAGAATTAAGGACATTTAAACTGAATGCATATTCTTCTCCTACCCTTGCCCCTCATAACTCGCTTTTTCTGTTTCCTTCCCTTGTGGTGAGCCTCGTGTggagcagagtggtaagcggcagttactgtagCCGAAACTCTTCcaacggcctgagtttgatcacagcggaagctggttctcaggcagccggctcaggtcgactcagccttccacccttccaaggtcggtaaaatgagtacccagctagctgggggaaaggtaaccgcgactggggaaggcaatggcaaaccaccccgcttcaaagtctgccaagaaaacgtcagcgaaagcaggcgtccctctaggagtcagcaatgactcaaatgcttgcacaagaggttcctttcctttcttcccatgTGCTaaatctgtaaactgcccagagagcttcagctatgggacggtataaaaatgtaataaataataaatttgttataTTGAAAGTTCTCTGTATAGGGACTTGTCATCATTAATTGTTACTCTGTGAAATGTTGAGGGAGTGGTATAAATATTATCCTCTCCTGCCAGAATTCACAAAACATGTTAATAATTTTCAAACTTTCCGCCTCGAGTGAACCCTTTTCACATGAACTTGTCTGCCTTAGACCCCTGGTGCACATCAGCATGTTAATAcattattttgttttagtttaattTTGCAGATGTGTTCATGGATCAAGCTATTCATACGATTGAATACTGTCTTGGATGCATCTCAAACACTGCTTCATACCTCAGGCTCTGGGCACTAAGTCTAGCCCATGCACGTAAGTATCCTGTGTGTAATCGCAACtgtagtgttggaggaaaattctgagagtgccttggactgcaagaagatcaaaccagtccatactccaggaaataaagccagacagctcacttaagggaatggtattaaaggcaaaactgaagtactttggccacataatgagaagacaggataccctggagaagaggctgatgctagggaaagtggaaggcaaaaggaagaggggccgaccaagggcaagatggatggatgatattctggaggtgacagacttgaccttgggggagctaagggtggcgacagccgacagaaagctctggcgtgggctggtccatgaagtcacgaagagttggaaacgactgaacgaataaataacaacaacaattacatCATCTGCTACTTGGCTGGGCAAGGAAGGGGGGAGTCTTTATAATAGACCCCCAGTAAAATGCTTTTTCAGTAAGCATGTAATATACTAATATCATAAACTCCCATGAAGTTGCATGTTGACTCATTTTAGGTAGAAGCTGGGATTTTCTGCTAAACTgaattttgtaaaaacaaaaggcactttttattatttttagagtTATCGGAAGTGCTCTGGGCAATGATCATGAGAGTGGGCCTTCGTGTGGATGCGACATATGGGATCATACTGCTGGTTCCAGTTTCAGCCTTATTTATGGTTCTAACAATATTCATTCTCTTACTCATGGAAGGTCTCTCAGCTTTTCTACATGCTGTACGACTTCATTGGTATGTGTTTTCCTTCTGGTActtttataatttaaaaacttTTGGCTCGCTAGCATAACATTTTGGGTCTTTTATTTCAAAAATGTAAGCTTTATTTCTAAAAGAAAACATAAAGGAATCTTTTCAGGACATTAAAATGTTGGatttgaaaggttttttttattggagGATTGATACGTAAGCAATTTTGTAAGAACTGGATGTTACGTGTATGATTGCCTTTATCATAATGtagtgtattttttttcttattacagGGTAGAATTTCAGAACAAGTTCTATGCAGGCGAAGGATACAAGTTCACACCTTTCTCCTTTCAGGACATTTCTTTACATTTTGATAGATATATTGCATAGTTTGGCTGGTATTGGCAGTAAGTCTCTGGAGCTGTTTGGAAATAATCATGTACCTAGATGCCATTCTTCTGCAGCTCATTGTATAAAACAACATCACTGAATGCCTTATAATGCAGCCAAATACTTTTGTAATATATAACTGCACACCTGGACTTTACAAACATGGGACCTCTTGTAAACAAGCATAAAATGTGTGTACTTTTCCCTGTCATGAGCACATATAAAACTGATCCATCTGATTGCAACTTCTAAAATGCTCTAGGTATTTTAAAGAGCTGTTTATATTCTTTAACAAATcctaacagtgcaaccctatgcacacttacttgggagtaaggacCATTGAACAtaactgagtaaacatgcatagggttgcactattGATCTTCCTTGTCATTACCACTAATACCACTGTTCCTTCAAGGAAAGTTTGGCAGCGACTAAGAATGTAGTTGCATCTCTTCAGTGTTTATAGGAAGCTACTAAGATTTTATATTACATGATCTTAAACGTGGGCTaagatatttaaataaaattttcCCTCTGGTTAGAACAGGAATTGCTCTTTGTTGCCATTTCACATTTTTAATTTGGAATAGAAAAGAAAGCATGGGAAAGACACTCCGGATTTTGGATTGCTTGAAGAACTTGGAAGCATGTATCTCTAATTCGTTTTGGGAGATGTCCTTTGGCTAGCATAGAGAACAAGAGAGGGCTCAGCCACAAAGAGCTCTATTCAAGGATCTGAAATTATTTTGTGAGGTCTTAAATATTCTAGCTGAGCTCCTGGTGGTACTCAAATACTTGCTTAACTGAAAACATTTCCTTGAACATTAAGTATGAGCTTAAGTGGGGTTTTGCCCCCAGTATTACAGTCTGGAGCTCTTTGCTCAGTATCGAGTAGAGAAACTACATGTTAGTACAAGTTCTCTTAGACACcagttacaccagccttccccaactttgtgccctccagatgtgttggactgcaattctcatcattcCTGGCACCAGGAGGGCATGAAGTTAGGAAGGGATGAGTTATAC includes these proteins:
- the ATP6V0A2 gene encoding V-type proton ATPase 116 kDa subunit a 2; translated protein: MGSLFRSETMCLTQLFLQAGSAYECLSVLGERGLAHFRDLNPSTSVFQRKYVGEVKKCEEMERILGYLVQEIKKVDIPLPEGNVTPAAPPFKQMLEIQEQLQKLEVELREVTKNKEKLRKNLHELTEYTHMLRVTRSFVRRSAEFESCLQTNYEEFPSLESEPLVDYSCMHRLGAKLGFISGLVHRAKIEAFEKMLWRVCKGYTIVSYSELEECLQDPDTGEPTKWVVFLISYWGEQIGQKVKKICDCYHCHIYPYPSTPEERRIVMEGLQVRIQDLHVVLHKTEDYLRQVLCKASESIYTWDVQVKKMKAIYHVLNLCSFDVTNKCLIAEVWCPVADLPNMRRALEEGSRTSGASVPSFMNTIPTKETPPTLIRTNKFTSGFQNIVDAYGIGSYREVNPALFTIITFPFLFAVMFGDCGHGFLMFLFALIMVLFEKHPKLMRSQDEIMKMFFQGRYIILLMGLFSVYTGLIYNDCFSKSLTIFASRWNVSHMFDKTWSTEDLKNNPYLTLDPNVTGVFRGAYPFGIDPMWNLANNRLSFINSFKMKMSIIIGLVHMAFGVVLGGFNHLHFKKKYNIYFVFIPQVLFMLSIFGYLVFMIILKWLTCNAGNSKTAPSILIQFINMFLFPGSATDDFFTGQKIVQQLLLSVALLSVPVLLFGKPLYLYWLDNGGQSIGAYRKGYRLVRKESEEDIALLRTHDIEEGSSSLDNRHKDENKKEFNFADVFMDQAIHTIEYCLGCISNTASYLRLWALSLAHAQLSEVLWAMIMRVGLRVDATYGIILLVPVSALFMVLTIFILLLMEGLSAFLHAVRLHWVEFQNKFYAGEGYKFTPFSFQDISLHFDRYIA